Proteins co-encoded in one Campylobacter jejuni genomic window:
- the dcuB gene encoding anaerobic C4-dicarboxylate transporter, which yields MDFLTSLSEGGQFAIQIIIVLICLFYGAKKGGIALGLLGGIGILMLVFAFHIKPGKPAIDVMLTILAVVVASATLQASGGLDVMLQIAERILRRNPKFLTILAPFVTCFLTILCGTGHVVYTIMPIIYDIAIKNGIRPERPMAAASISSQMGIIASPVSVAVVSLTALLLNANHKLAGFDGYINLLQITIPSTLFGVLCIGIFSWFRGKDLDKDEVFQEKLKDPEFKKYVYGDSKTLLGVKLPKSNWVAMWIFLGAIALVALLGVFDFLRPNWGQVVKNGIPQVDALGNPKMDVLSMVSVIQMFMLLAGSLIIIFTKTDAKKIGSNEIFKSGMIALVAVFGISWMADTMFAVHTPMMKAALGDIVKEHPWTYAVMLLLISKFVNSQAAAISAFVPLALGIGVEPGVIVAFAAACYGYYILPTYPSDLATIQFDRSGTTHIGKFVINHSFILPGLIGVITSCIAGYFIAMAAGYL from the coding sequence ATGGACTTTTTAACAAGCCTTAGTGAGGGAGGGCAATTTGCAATCCAAATCATTATCGTTTTAATTTGTCTTTTTTACGGTGCAAAAAAAGGCGGCATAGCGCTTGGTTTACTTGGTGGTATAGGTATTTTAATGCTTGTATTTGCTTTTCATATAAAGCCTGGAAAACCAGCCATAGATGTTATGCTTACGATTTTAGCGGTAGTGGTTGCGAGTGCAACTTTGCAAGCAAGCGGTGGTTTGGATGTTATGCTTCAAATAGCAGAAAGAATTTTAAGACGCAATCCTAAGTTTTTAACAATACTAGCGCCTTTTGTAACCTGCTTTTTGACCATACTTTGTGGAACAGGACATGTGGTTTATACTATTATGCCTATTATTTATGATATAGCGATTAAAAACGGTATTCGTCCTGAGCGTCCAATGGCAGCAGCTTCTATATCATCACAAATGGGTATTATTGCATCTCCTGTATCTGTGGCTGTTGTAAGTTTGACTGCTTTGCTTTTAAATGCTAATCATAAATTAGCAGGTTTTGATGGTTATATTAATCTTCTTCAAATTACCATACCTAGTACATTATTTGGTGTATTGTGTATAGGAATTTTTTCTTGGTTTAGAGGAAAAGATTTGGATAAAGATGAAGTATTTCAAGAAAAACTTAAAGATCCTGAATTTAAAAAATATGTTTATGGGGATTCTAAAACACTTTTAGGTGTTAAACTCCCAAAAAGTAATTGGGTTGCAATGTGGATTTTCTTAGGAGCTATTGCTTTAGTGGCTTTATTAGGTGTATTTGATTTCTTGCGTCCAAACTGGGGGCAAGTTGTAAAAAATGGCATTCCTCAAGTAGATGCTTTAGGCAATCCTAAAATGGATGTTTTATCCATGGTTTCAGTTATTCAGATGTTTATGCTTTTAGCAGGTTCTTTGATTATCATCTTTACTAAAACAGATGCAAAGAAAATCGGCTCTAATGAAATTTTTAAATCAGGTATGATAGCACTTGTTGCGGTATTTGGAATTTCTTGGATGGCTGATACTATGTTTGCAGTTCATACTCCTATGATGAAAGCAGCGCTTGGAGATATAGTAAAAGAGCATCCTTGGACTTATGCTGTAATGCTTCTTTTAATTTCAAAATTTGTAAACTCTCAAGCAGCGGCTATTTCGGCTTTTGTTCCTTTGGCTTTAGGAATTGGTGTTGAACCTGGTGTAATTGTTGCTTTTGCGGCTGCTTGTTATGGATATTATATTTTACCAACTTATCCAAGCGATTTAGCTACTATACAATTTGACAGATCAGGTACTACTCACATCGGTAAATTTGTTATCAATCATAGTTTTATTTTACCAGGTCTTATAGGTGTAATCACTTCTTGTATAGCAGGATATTTTATCGCTATGGCAGCAGGTTATCTTTAA
- a CDS encoding DUF4118 domain-containing protein — protein sequence MLLVTFIAFVFHKFNTQPSNMVMIFILAVFASSFISDNKIFAFYSSLVSVLIYNFFFLEPIFSLKVHDSGNIITFTTMFIVGFLTAVFTRRLKLQSKELTKRAYRTAILLENSEKLARVKSKQELWEQLGNQALKLLNLPIIIYPINKNNILSKPLLFFNDDKQMLKNCFSADEIAIAQWVATNKERAGVCTNTLPNANAMYLPIEDGKKLKGS from the coding sequence TTGCTTTTAGTAACTTTTATAGCTTTTGTATTTCATAAATTTAATACTCAGCCAAGTAATATGGTTATGATTTTTATTTTAGCAGTTTTTGCTTCTTCTTTTATTTCTGATAATAAAATTTTCGCCTTTTATTCTTCTTTGGTAAGTGTTTTGATTTATAATTTTTTCTTTTTAGAACCTATTTTTAGTCTTAAAGTTCATGATAGTGGAAATATTATTACTTTTACAACCATGTTTATAGTTGGATTTTTAACAGCTGTTTTTACTAGAAGATTAAAATTGCAATCTAAAGAACTCACTAAAAGAGCTTATAGAACAGCTATTTTGCTTGAAAATAGTGAAAAGTTAGCAAGAGTGAAAAGCAAACAAGAGCTTTGGGAACAACTTGGAAATCAAGCTTTAAAATTATTAAATTTACCTATTATTATTTATCCTATAAATAAAAACAATATTTTATCAAAACCTTTGTTGTTTTTTAACGATGATAAGCAAATGTTAAAAAATTGTTTTAGTGCTGATGAGATTGCTATTGCTCAATGGGTTGCAACAAATAAAGAAAGAGCAGGTGTTTGTACAAATACCCTGCCTAATGCTAATGCTATGTATTTACCTATAGAAGATGGGAAAAAACTAAAGGGGTCATAG
- the uvrB gene encoding excinuclease ABC subunit UvrB, protein MLELTSEFKPSPDQQEAIKDIVKSIKKGNKYQTLLGVTGSGKTFTMANVIKELNTPTLIMSHNKSLCAQLYSEFKGFFSKNHVEYFISYYDYYQPEAYIPRTDVFIEKDSSTNEDLERLRLSATASLLSYEDVVCIASVSANYGLGNPNEYIGMVLIFELGMQISQKELLKKLVDMGYKRNDNFFDRADFRVQGDIIDIYPAYYEDEVVRLEFFGDELDAMYHYNVLENKKGKDLKRFILYPTSQFSVGETRLKQAIKDIKAELNERLAYFEHENKLVEYQRLKQRVEFDLEMLTSTGMCKGVENYARHLTGLKEGDTPYTLFDYFAIKNRKFLVIVDESHVSLPQFRGMFAGDRSRKQTLVDYGFRLPSALDNRPLMFDEFIHKNCQFLFVSATPAPLELELSKENIFHQIMRPTGLLDPLIELKDSDNQVEILFDEAKKVIQRNERVLVTVLTKKLAEELTRYYLELGIKVKYMHSDIDAIERNEIIRGLRSGAFDMLIGINLLREGLDLPEVSLIAIMDADKEGFLRSTTSLIQTMGRAARNVNGKVLLFCKKITKSMQEAMDTTNERRKLQMAYNKKYNITPTSVKRHIEESLKNEEDLGEIYRKGKKLEKMPASERAKLVKELRKQMLEAAKALEFEKAAAIRDEINKLRDL, encoded by the coding sequence ATGTTAGAACTTACCAGCGAATTTAAACCCAGTCCCGATCAACAAGAAGCCATAAAAGACATAGTAAAAAGTATAAAAAAAGGCAACAAATATCAAACCTTACTAGGCGTTACAGGAAGTGGAAAAACCTTTACCATGGCAAATGTCATTAAAGAACTTAATACACCTACTCTTATCATGAGTCACAACAAAAGCCTTTGTGCACAACTTTATAGCGAATTTAAAGGCTTTTTTTCTAAAAATCATGTGGAATATTTTATATCTTATTATGATTATTATCAACCTGAAGCCTATATCCCACGCACTGATGTTTTCATAGAAAAAGACAGCTCCACTAATGAAGACTTAGAGCGTTTAAGACTGAGTGCCACTGCTTCTCTTTTAAGTTATGAAGATGTAGTTTGCATAGCTAGCGTTTCGGCAAATTATGGACTTGGTAATCCAAATGAATACATAGGCATGGTTTTAATCTTTGAACTAGGTATGCAAATTTCACAAAAAGAACTTTTAAAAAAACTTGTAGATATGGGTTATAAAAGAAATGATAATTTTTTTGATCGTGCAGATTTTAGAGTTCAAGGAGATATTATAGACATTTATCCAGCTTATTATGAAGATGAAGTAGTAAGACTTGAATTTTTTGGCGATGAGCTTGATGCTATGTATCATTACAATGTTTTAGAAAATAAAAAAGGTAAAGATTTAAAACGCTTCATACTCTATCCTACAAGCCAGTTTAGCGTGGGCGAAACAAGATTAAAACAAGCGATAAAAGACATAAAAGCAGAACTTAACGAACGCCTTGCTTATTTTGAACATGAAAATAAACTCGTAGAATATCAACGCCTTAAACAAAGGGTTGAATTTGATCTTGAAATGCTTACAAGCACAGGAATGTGTAAAGGAGTTGAAAACTATGCAAGGCATTTAACAGGGCTTAAAGAAGGTGATACTCCTTATACGCTTTTTGATTATTTTGCGATTAAAAATAGAAAATTTCTTGTCATAGTCGATGAAAGCCATGTATCTTTACCGCAATTTAGAGGTATGTTTGCAGGAGATAGAAGTAGAAAACAAACCTTGGTGGATTATGGTTTTCGTTTGCCTTCAGCCTTGGATAATCGTCCTTTAATGTTTGATGAATTTATCCATAAAAATTGTCAATTTCTTTTTGTTTCAGCTACACCTGCACCTTTAGAACTTGAACTGAGTAAAGAAAACATCTTTCATCAAATCATGCGTCCTACGGGACTACTTGATCCTTTAATAGAATTAAAAGATAGTGATAATCAGGTTGAAATTTTATTTGATGAGGCTAAAAAAGTCATACAAAGAAACGAACGGGTTTTAGTAACTGTACTGACTAAAAAACTCGCTGAAGAGCTTACAAGGTATTATTTAGAGCTTGGTATAAAAGTCAAATACATGCACTCAGATATCGATGCTATAGAACGCAATGAAATCATAAGAGGTTTAAGAAGTGGTGCTTTTGATATGCTAATTGGCATTAACTTACTTAGAGAAGGACTTGATTTGCCTGAAGTTTCACTCATTGCCATTATGGATGCAGATAAGGAAGGCTTTTTAAGAAGTACTACAAGTTTAATCCAAACCATGGGAAGAGCAGCTAGAAATGTCAATGGTAAGGTTTTGCTTTTTTGCAAAAAGATTACAAAATCTATGCAAGAAGCTATGGATACTACCAATGAACGCCGCAAACTTCAAATGGCTTATAATAAAAAATACAATATCACGCCAACTTCAGTCAAACGCCATATTGAAGAAAGTTTGAAAAATGAAGAGGATTTAGGTGAAATTTATCGCAAAGGTAAAAAACTAGAAAAAATGCCTGCTAGCGAAAGAGCAAAACTTGTCAAAGAGTTAAGAAAACAAATGCTTGAAGCAGCTAAAGCACTTGAGTTTGAAAAAGCTGCTGCAATTAGAGATGAGATTAATAAATTAAGGGATTTATAA
- a CDS encoding prepilin-type N-terminal cleavage/methylation domain-containing protein, with protein sequence MSKAFTLLELVFVILILGILSSLSLSFINTTKDEVKILKLKMDYEMLSSALALMRSQMRLKNLNFPEILDNAQNNQAKEKLFYCLNDCDYSLLDTPIYSDFKSWIKIGKNHYRFALNAKEMVEFIYDSKEGLLKCIGSSRCKDLI encoded by the coding sequence ATGAGTAAAGCTTTTACTCTGCTTGAGCTTGTTTTTGTGATTTTGATTTTGGGAATTTTATCAAGCTTGTCTTTATCTTTTATCAATACTACAAAAGATGAGGTTAAAATTTTAAAATTAAAAATGGACTATGAAATGTTAAGCTCAGCTCTTGCTTTAATGCGTAGTCAAATGAGACTTAAAAATTTAAATTTTCCAGAAATTTTAGATAATGCACAAAACAATCAAGCCAAAGAAAAACTCTTTTATTGTTTAAATGATTGTGATTATTCTTTGCTTGATACACCTATTTATTCTGATTTTAAATCTTGGATAAAAATAGGTAAAAATCACTATAGATTTGCATTAAACGCCAAAGAGATGGTTGAATTTATTTATGATTCTAAAGAAGGTTTGTTAAAGTGTATAGGAAGTTCTAGATGCAAAGATCTGATATAA
- the priA gene encoding primosomal protein N' yields MQRSDIRYYELAICGLYLDNLTFHSFDEIKPLTQVLVDLKTKKNLKAIVLKECQKPDFKTVEIKEITGYFLTPLQFELANFIVYYYASKLGFVLGFFETSPKYECHKMFFKDTPKLSNQQQNALSFLQKENNSLLFADTGSGKTEIYISLIKECLEQGKQALLLMPEIALTPQMQKRLEVYFKDNFFLWHSKISKKKKQEYLERFCKGEVLLVAGARSALFLPFRNLGLIVVDEEHDNSYKASNQPFINARDLALFLGQKNNIQVVLGSATPSLTSFYKQKSFRLKGTFFESKKHFLYDENELGITPMLLSELEKSLKHQKQAIVFLPTRANFRQIICKDCGETIKCPFCSIAMSMHKKKNVLKCHYCNYTSLIEQNCPSCKGEMLEARKMGTAELLELLQNALPLAKIAKFDSDEITSVKKLNTILKDFNENKIDILIGTSMLAKGHDYHSVDLSVILGLDEYLLRPSFRASEETLALAMQVAGRAGRKGEARVLLQTKNRAFFERYIEDYDAFLKDELENRKDLYPPFKRLLRVLIEDKDQKSAQKLCEKFASQFRNIKQVELVGYGICGVEMLHGKYRFYLLLRSENHKALVAIENYILQFKNASADIDPIDFA; encoded by the coding sequence ATGCAAAGATCTGATATAAGATATTATGAACTTGCAATTTGTGGTTTGTATTTGGATAATTTAACTTTTCATAGTTTTGATGAAATCAAACCTTTAACACAAGTATTAGTGGATTTAAAAACTAAAAAAAACCTTAAAGCTATCGTGCTTAAAGAATGTCAAAAACCTGATTTTAAAACCGTAGAAATTAAAGAAATTACAGGGTATTTTCTAACTCCTTTGCAGTTTGAATTGGCAAATTTTATTGTTTATTATTATGCTTCAAAACTTGGTTTTGTTTTGGGTTTTTTTGAAACTAGTCCTAAGTATGAATGTCACAAAATGTTTTTTAAAGATACTCCTAAACTAAGCAATCAACAACAAAATGCCTTAAGTTTTCTTCAAAAAGAAAATAATTCCTTGCTTTTTGCTGATACGGGTAGTGGCAAGACTGAAATTTATATTTCTTTGATAAAAGAGTGTTTAGAACAGGGTAAGCAAGCTTTGCTTTTGATGCCAGAAATCGCACTTACTCCACAAATGCAAAAGCGTTTAGAAGTGTATTTTAAGGATAATTTTTTCCTGTGGCATTCTAAAATTTCAAAGAAAAAAAAGCAAGAATATTTAGAGCGTTTTTGCAAGGGAGAAGTGCTTTTAGTAGCGGGTGCAAGATCGGCTTTGTTTTTACCTTTTAGAAATTTAGGACTTATTGTAGTAGATGAAGAACATGATAATTCTTATAAGGCTTCTAACCAGCCTTTTATCAATGCAAGAGATTTAGCACTTTTTTTGGGTCAAAAAAATAATATTCAAGTGGTTTTAGGTTCTGCAACCCCATCTTTAACGAGCTTTTACAAACAAAAAAGTTTTAGATTAAAAGGAACTTTTTTTGAGAGTAAAAAACATTTTTTATATGATGAAAATGAGCTTGGTATAACGCCTATGCTTTTAAGTGAATTAGAAAAAAGTTTAAAACATCAAAAGCAAGCTATAGTGTTTTTACCTACAAGGGCTAATTTTAGGCAAATCATTTGTAAGGATTGCGGAGAAACGATAAAATGTCCTTTTTGTTCTATTGCTATGAGTATGCATAAAAAGAAAAATGTTTTAAAATGTCATTATTGTAATTATACTTCTTTAATAGAGCAAAATTGTCCAAGTTGCAAAGGAGAAATGTTAGAAGCTAGAAAAATGGGGACTGCTGAACTTTTAGAGCTTTTGCAAAATGCTTTGCCTTTAGCAAAAATAGCAAAATTTGATAGCGATGAAATCACAAGTGTTAAAAAGCTTAATACTATTTTAAAAGACTTTAATGAAAATAAGATCGATATACTTATTGGCACCTCTATGCTTGCTAAAGGGCATGATTATCATAGCGTGGATTTGAGTGTGATTTTAGGGCTTGATGAGTATTTGTTGCGTCCTAGTTTTAGAGCGAGTGAAGAAACTTTAGCTTTAGCTATGCAAGTTGCTGGTAGGGCAGGGCGTAAAGGCGAAGCAAGAGTGCTTTTGCAAACAAAAAATAGAGCTTTTTTTGAAAGGTATATAGAGGATTATGATGCTTTTTTAAAAGATGAGTTAGAAAATAGAAAAGATCTTTACCCCCCATTTAAACGCCTTTTAAGAGTTCTTATAGAAGATAAAGATCAAAAAAGTGCACAAAAACTTTGTGAAAAATTTGCTTCTCAATTTAGAAATATCAAACAGGTAGAATTGGTAGGCTATGGAATTTGCGGAGTTGAAATGCTGCATGGAAAATATCGTTTTTATTTATTGCTTAGAAGTGAAAATCATAAAGCTTTAGTGGCAATTGAAAATTATATTTTGCAATTTAAAAATGCAAGTGCGGATATTGATCCTATTGATTTTGCGTAA
- the ispG gene encoding flavodoxin-dependent (E)-4-hydroxy-3-methylbut-2-enyl-diphosphate synthase, with amino-acid sequence MEYKRFKTRQIKVGNVLIGGDAPISVQSMLFTKTRDIEASLEQINRLYFAGANIVRLACLDMADARALKEIKAKSPLPLIVDIHFNHNLAVYCAEFIDGVRINPGNIGSKENIKEVVKACKERNIPIRIGVNHGSIEKQFSDKFGYGVDAMLESAMYNIKLLEDLDFFDIKISMKTSDAQKTIEAYERLRPLCDYPFHLGVTEAGTKFHSTVKSSIALGNLLLKGIGDTMRVSMTGELEEEIRVARAILQDSGVQKSGVNIISCPTCGRIQSDLLSAIKIVEEKTKHIKEPLNISVMGCVVNALGEAKGADVAIAFGKNQGLVIRHGEVVAKLKESELVDRFLAEVEDEVKSRAVKE; translated from the coding sequence ATGGAGTATAAAAGATTTAAAACCAGACAAATCAAAGTAGGAAATGTTTTAATAGGCGGTGATGCACCCATTTCAGTTCAATCTATGCTTTTTACTAAGACAAGAGACATAGAAGCTTCTTTAGAGCAAATCAATCGTCTTTATTTTGCAGGGGCAAATATAGTGCGTTTAGCATGTTTGGATATGGCAGATGCAAGGGCTTTAAAGGAGATTAAAGCAAAAAGCCCCCTGCCTTTAATCGTAGATATTCATTTTAATCATAATTTGGCTGTATATTGTGCTGAATTTATCGATGGAGTGCGTATAAATCCTGGCAATATAGGTTCTAAAGAAAATATCAAAGAAGTGGTAAAAGCATGTAAAGAACGTAATATCCCTATACGCATCGGTGTAAATCACGGCTCCATAGAAAAACAATTTAGCGATAAATTTGGCTATGGTGTCGATGCTATGCTAGAAAGTGCGATGTATAATATCAAGCTTTTAGAGGATTTAGACTTTTTTGATATTAAAATTTCCATGAAGACTTCAGATGCTCAAAAAACTATAGAAGCTTATGAGAGATTAAGACCGCTTTGTGATTATCCTTTTCACTTAGGGGTAACTGAAGCAGGAACCAAATTTCATAGCACTGTAAAAAGTTCTATAGCTTTAGGAAATTTACTTCTTAAAGGTATAGGCGATACTATGCGTGTTTCTATGACGGGCGAACTTGAAGAAGAAATTCGTGTAGCAAGGGCGATTTTACAAGATAGCGGAGTGCAAAAAAGCGGAGTAAATATCATCTCTTGTCCAACTTGCGGTAGGATTCAAAGTGATTTGTTAAGTGCGATTAAAATCGTAGAGGAAAAAACCAAGCATATAAAAGAACCTTTAAATATCAGTGTCATGGGTTGTGTGGTAAATGCTTTAGGTGAAGCTAAGGGCGCTGATGTGGCTATAGCCTTTGGGAAAAATCAAGGACTTGTTATAAGACATGGTGAAGTTGTAGCTAAACTGAAAGAAAGTGAACTTGTAGATAGATTTTTAGCTGAAGTTGAAGATGAGGTTAAAAGTAGGGCTGTAAAAGAATAA
- the flgH gene encoding flagellar basal body L-ring protein FlgH, with the protein MKKVLFYVLPFAFFGCSATVDPQISMKPPAYVEELAPKQSNNIESAPGSLFGKGDNPLFSDKKAMNVNDLVTVVIQESTTQSTQANKATSRTNTSNLGGGALTGSSGVVANALNKVNAYSNIGFQTNSSNNYTGTGSQSRNESFKTTISTRVIKILSNGNYFIEGSRELLINGEKQIIQLSGVIRPYDIGQDNTIDSKYIADAKILYKTEGEVDRSTRKPWGSKVIEAIWPF; encoded by the coding sequence ATGAAAAAAGTTTTATTTTATGTGTTACCGTTTGCATTTTTTGGTTGTTCTGCAACGGTTGATCCGCAAATTTCAATGAAACCACCTGCTTATGTAGAAGAACTTGCACCAAAACAAAGTAATAATATAGAAAGTGCACCAGGATCGCTTTTTGGCAAAGGGGATAATCCTTTATTTTCAGATAAAAAAGCTATGAATGTAAATGATTTAGTTACAGTTGTTATACAAGAAAGTACCACTCAAAGCACACAAGCTAATAAAGCAACAAGTAGAACTAATACCTCAAATTTAGGCGGAGGTGCTTTAACAGGAAGTTCAGGAGTGGTAGCTAATGCTCTTAATAAAGTCAATGCTTATTCTAATATAGGCTTTCAAACCAATAGTTCAAACAACTACACAGGAACAGGCTCACAAAGCAGAAATGAAAGTTTCAAGACTACAATTTCAACGCGTGTAATTAAAATTTTATCAAATGGTAATTATTTTATCGAAGGCTCAAGAGAGCTTTTAATCAACGGAGAGAAACAAATCATACAATTAAGCGGTGTTATTCGTCCTTATGACATCGGTCAAGACAATACTATAGATAGTAAATATATAGCAGATGCTAAAATTCTTTATAAAACAGAAGGTGAAGTGGATAGAAGCACAAGAAAACCTTGGGGTAGCAAAGTTATAGAAGCGATATGGCCATTCTAA
- the pta gene encoding phosphate acetyltransferase produces MMANLYLMRSRSDELNTIISTNLLKNYSKIYKNIAIYCPVIYIHRVPVLQGWLEEFNINQTVKSAYGFTFREAMEEFSKDPHNFFNVILEEYEELKRKYDFVLVNSFCEFGILDGFDLSIKLAKNLNTPIAAIINDEDKLIAQKYFDHALDGRNYVLINENFNFEEVQKLKEYDFITPHRFKYELIKQSIKNKKTVVLPESNDERILKAAEILLKSKFVDLILLGDEEKIKQDATRLSLDLSAMQIMNPLNSEYNQEFTSILYEARKSKGMSLEEAKMLVQDKTYFGTLLIHTGKADAMVSGASTTTAETIRPALQLIKTKEGISSVSGIFFMGLEDQVLAFADCAVNPSPTAEQLATSAYVSAMTAKSFGLEPRIALLSYSSGDSGKGESVDLVKEALKIAKEKYPELNIDGPMQFDCAYDPKTAAKKMPNSKIAGHANVYIFPDLNAANICYKAVQRTANALAIGPILQGLKKPVNDLSRGCLVDDIVDTVILSAIQAQ; encoded by the coding sequence ATGATGGCAAATCTTTATTTGATGAGATCTAGAAGTGATGAGTTAAATACTATTATTAGTACAAATTTGCTTAAAAATTATAGCAAAATTTACAAAAATATCGCAATTTATTGCCCTGTAATATACATACATCGCGTCCCTGTTTTGCAAGGTTGGTTGGAAGAATTTAATATCAATCAAACCGTAAAAAGCGCTTATGGTTTTACCTTTAGAGAGGCAATGGAGGAATTTAGCAAAGATCCTCATAATTTTTTTAATGTTATTTTAGAAGAATACGAAGAGTTAAAACGCAAATACGATTTTGTGCTTGTAAATAGTTTTTGCGAATTTGGAATACTTGATGGATTTGATCTTAGTATAAAATTGGCTAAAAATCTTAATACCCCTATCGCTGCTATTATTAACGATGAAGATAAACTTATAGCTCAAAAATATTTTGATCATGCTCTAGATGGTCGTAATTATGTTTTGATTAATGAAAATTTTAATTTTGAAGAAGTGCAAAAACTTAAAGAATATGATTTTATAACTCCTCATCGTTTTAAATATGAATTAATCAAACAAAGTATAAAAAATAAAAAAACCGTTGTTTTGCCAGAAAGTAATGATGAGAGAATTTTAAAAGCTGCTGAAATTTTATTAAAAAGTAAATTTGTTGATCTTATTTTATTGGGCGATGAAGAAAAAATCAAACAAGATGCTACTAGATTAAGTCTTGATTTAAGTGCTATGCAAATTATGAATCCACTTAATTCAGAATATAATCAAGAATTTACTTCTATTCTTTATGAAGCAAGAAAATCTAAAGGCATGAGTTTAGAAGAGGCTAAGATGCTAGTTCAGGATAAAACTTATTTTGGAACTTTGCTTATACATACTGGAAAAGCTGATGCTATGGTTAGTGGAGCATCAACTACTACAGCTGAAACGATTCGCCCAGCATTACAGCTTATTAAAACCAAAGAAGGTATTAGTTCCGTTTCAGGAATTTTCTTTATGGGGCTTGAAGATCAAGTTTTAGCTTTTGCTGATTGTGCTGTAAATCCAAGTCCAACTGCCGAACAGCTTGCAACTAGTGCTTATGTAAGTGCTATGACTGCTAAATCTTTTGGACTTGAACCAAGAATAGCTTTGCTTTCTTATTCTAGTGGCGATAGTGGTAAAGGGGAAAGCGTAGATCTTGTAAAAGAAGCATTAAAGATTGCTAAAGAAAAATACCCTGAGTTAAATATAGATGGTCCTATGCAGTTTGATTGCGCTTATGATCCAAAGACTGCAGCAAAGAAAATGCCAAATTCTAAGATAGCAGGCCATGCAAATGTATATATTTTTCCTGATCTTAACGCAGCAAATATTTGTTACAAAGCAGTTCAAAGAACTGCTAATGCTTTAGCAATCGGTCCTATTTTGCAAGGTCTTAAAAAACCTGTTAATGATTTAAGTCGTGGATGTTTGGTAGATGATATTGTAGATACTGTTATTTTAAGTGCTATACAAGCTCAATAG